The sequence CTCCGCGAAGGCGGTGCGATCCGCGAGATCGTCTGCGGGGGTCACGTGGCGGGAGTCTGCCGCACCGGGACGGGCGCCTGGGGTCAGGCGGCCCTGCCGCGCTGGGAGACGTAGTCGATGAGGATGTAGTCGCCGAGCCGGTCGGGGCTGATGAAGAAGGCGCGCCCGCGGTTGAGGCGGGTCATCTGCTTGACGAACTGCACCAGGTGGTAGTTCGACTCGAGCATGAAGGTGTTGATCGTGATGTGGTCGCGGGTGCAGCGCTGCACCTCGACCAGGGTCTTGTGGAAGGTCTCCGGCAGCGGCGGGTAGAAGAACACCGCGTGGGAGCCCTCCATGTGCGCGGTGGGCTCGCCGTCGCTGACGATGATGATCTGCTTGTTGGCGCCGGGGTGGCGGCCGAGCAGGTGGCGCGCGAGCATCAGCCCGTGCTGCATGTTGGTGCCGTACACGTACTCGGTGTAGGTGAGCTGGGGCAGCGTCGCCGGCGGGATCACCCGGGCGTAGTCGCTGAACCCCACGATGTGCAGGGTGTCGCGCGGGAACTGGGTGCGGATCAGCGAGTCGAGCGCCAGCGCCACCTTCTTGGCGGCGTAGAAGTAGCCCCGCAGCGGCATGCTCCGGCTCATGTCGAGCATCAGCACCGTGCAGGAGCGGGCGGTGGCGTCGCTGCGGTGCACCTCGAAGTCCTCGGGGGCCAGCCGCGGCGTCGGCCGCAGCACCCCGGCGCTGCGCGGCGCGCCCCGCAGCTCGGAGGCCTCGCGGCGGACCGCGTTCATCACCGTCTTCTCGACGTCGAGGGCGAAGGTGTCGCCGAACTCGTAGGGCTTGCTGTCGTCGCTGCGCTCGCCGCCGTGGCCCGCGGCGTGCAGCTCGTGGTTGCCGAAGCGATCGCGCTTGAGCCGGCTGAAGAGGTCGCCGAGGGCCTTCTGGCCGATCCGCCGCATCCCCCGGGCGGTGAGCTGGAGGTTGCGCCCGTCACGCTGCACCAGGCCGCTCTCCTCGAGCTTGCGGAGCATCCGCTGGAGCTGGTCGTGGCTGGCGGCGGCGTCCTCCCCGAGCAGCTCGCGGAGCTGCTCGCGGCTCTCGGCGTCGAGGTCGTGGCCGCGGTAGGCGTCGCGCAGCGACTGCTCCAGCCGCTCCATCGACTGCAGCCGGCCCATCAGGTCCATGGCCTCGTCCAGGGGCAGCTCCTCGCCGCCGAAGAACGAGTACCGGTTGCCCAGCCGCTGCCGCGGCGAGAGCAGCTCCAGCGCCCCGGCGAGCTGTGAGAGCTCGGCCTGCAGCTCGGCGTCGCCGAACGCCGACTCCATCAGCTCGCCGAGCTGGCGGCGCATCTCCGGTGAGAGCGACTGCATCAGCGAGTCCATCCGGGCGAGCTGCCGCTGCAGCTGCTCGAGGAACTCCTCGAAGGTCGGGGGCGCGTCGGGGAACATCCGGCCCCACCTGCGCAGGAACGCCTGGTAGTGGGCCTGGAGCTGCTCCGGGGGGATGCCCTCGAGGCGCTCGCGCATCAGCGCGTTGAGGTCGTGGATCATCTCCCGCAGCACCGACATGTCCTGCCCGGACATCTGCTGCAGGCGCTCGGACATCTCCTTGAAGTGGGTGTCGACGATGCCCTTCTTCAGCTCCTCGAGCAGCTTCTGGAAGGCCTGCTCGGCGCGGGGGTCCATGAACTCGTACTGCTGCAGCTCGCGGATGGCGCCGGCGGGCTCCTCGGGGAGCTTGTCGAGGGTCTCGCGCCGGGTCTTCGCCACCCGCTCCAGCACCCGGCGGGCGCTGTCGTCCGAGGCCTGCTCGAGGCGCTCGCCGATGCCCTGGCGCTCGGTGCGCAGCACCGCGTCGAGCTTCTCCCTGATGTCCTTGAAGATGCCGTCGAGGTTGAAGCGCTCCAGCTGCTGCTGACGGCGGCGGCGGAGCTGCTCCATCATCTCCTCGATCCCGAGCAGCCGCTTGCCGCCCTTGTCGCGCCAGCCCTGGCTGAGCAGCCGGCGCAGCGCCGAGTCGAAGTCCCAGCCGTGGAAGACGTCCTCGCTGAGCCGCGAGAAGAGCTCCTCGACGTCGGGGCCCAGCGGGTCCTGGGTGCCGTCCCAGGAGGCGAAGCGTCGCGGCCGGAAGTCGGGGTTGCTCATCCGCCGTAGATCGCGCTGCCGTCGACCGGCGTCTTGTTCAGCCGCTTGCTGAGGTGCAGGCCCTCGAGCACGAACTCCAGCGCCGCCGCCTGAGAGGCGGGGGTCGAGGGCTCGTCGAGCTTGGTCAGCACCCGCTCCAGCCCGCCGAGGTCGCGCACCACCGGCAGGTAGGTGTCGGCCACGGCCGCGTCGCTGACCTCGACGGTGAAGCCGCTGCGGTCGAACCGCTGCACCACGTCCGCGAACTCCTGCACCGTGAAGTGGCGCCGGAAGACGTTGCTGGTGGCGGTGCGGATGATCTTCTCGAAGACCGCGGTGTCGTCGCCCTCCTCCCAGGTCTCCAGCTCCAGCTTGCCCGAGCTGGACGCGACCAGCGAGGGCAGGTCGCTGATCCGCGGCACCGCCTCCTTCTCGCCCCTGCGGATGGCGCGCCGCAACGCGTTGCTCGCGAGGTTCTCGTAGTTGGCGATGCTGACCCGAACCGAGACCCCGCTGCGCTGGTTCACCTGGGGGCTGCGCCGGGCCAGGTGGGTGATCTCGGCGATGATCTCCTTCATGTAGGCGGGCACGCGCACGTCGGCGGGCGAGTCCTCGAAGACGGTGTGCTCCTGCTCGACGATGGCGATCTCGTGCTCGATGGTGCGCGGGTAGTGGGTGCGGATCTGCGCCCCGAAGCGGTCCTTGAGCGGGGTGATGATCCGCCCGCGGTTGGTGTAGTCCTCGGGATTGGCGGTGGCCACCACGTAGACGTCGAGGGGCAGGCGGATCCGGTAGCCGCGGATCTGGACGTCGCGCTCCTCGATGACGTTGAGCAGGCCCACCTGGATGCGCTCGGCGAGGTCGGGAAGCTCGTTGATCGCGAAGATGCCGCGGTTGGTGCGGGGCACCAGCCCGAAGTGGATGGTGAGCTCGTCGCTGAGGTAGCGGCCCTCGGCGACCCGGATGGGATCGACCTCCCCGATGAGGTCGGCGATGCTGGTGTCGGGGGTCGCGAGCTTCTCCGAGTAGCGGCGCTCCCGCCCGATCCAGGTGATCGCGGTGCCGTCGCCGTGGTCGGCGACCAGGTCCCGGCAGCGCCGGCAGATCGGCGCGTAGGGGTCGTCGTTGATCTCGCAGCCGGCGATCGCGGGGATGTGGTCGTCGAGCAGCGAGATCAGAGCGCGCACCAGGCGGGACTTGGCCTGGCCGCGCTCACCGAGCAGGACGATGTCCTGGCCGGCGAGGATTGCGTTCTCCAGCTGGGGGAGGACGGTGTCGTCGTAGCCCCGGATGCCGGGGAAGAGCGGCTCGCCTGAGCTCAGCTTGCGGATCAGGTTGCGGCGCAGCTCCGCCTTCACGGAGGTGACACCGTACTCCGAGCGCCGCAGGTCGCCGACGGTCTGCGGAAGAGTGGCCATCCCCGTGAGCGTACACCTGTTGGCAAGATCGATCCCGGCCCCGAACCGGTCAGGCGGGCACCACGCCGGCCGCCCGGCGGAGCCGGGTGGTCTCGCGCATGCGCCCGACCAGGCGGTCGGCGATGCTCGGGTCCTGCCCGAAGTGGAGGTGCAGGAAGGAGGCCACCAGGTCGCCCTCGACCCAGCCCTCGCAGCCGAGCGGCTCGCCGTCGGAGTCGTGCACCGACCAGGCGGGGCGGGGGCGGCTGCCCTCGAAGGTGCCCGGGCCGACCAGCGAGCAGGCGTGGTACTCGTGGCCGCGCAGCCGCCCGCCGGCGGCGCCGAGCATGCAGTCCTCCATCAGCCGCAGGGTGCGATAGCCGGCCCGGGGCGTCGCCGAGCGGGTGGCCACCTCGACCGGGACCAGCCCGGCCATGTCGTGGAGGTTGCCGTCGGCGGTGCGCAGCGAGCGGCCGAGCAGCATCAGGCCGCCGCACTCCGCGTAGATCGGCAGCCCCTGGGCGTGGACCCGGCGGAGGGCCTCGAAGAGGCCGTGGTTGGAGCTGAGCCGGGGAGCGAAGACGTCGGAGAAGCCGCCGCCCAGGTAGAGGCCGTCGAGGTCGCGGGGCAGGGTCTCGTCGAGCGGCGAGAAGGGGACGATCTCCGCGCCCGCCTCCTGGAGCAGCTCGAGGTTCTCCGGGTAGTAGAAGCAGAAGGCGTCGTCGTAGGCCACCCCGAGGCGCACCCGCTCGCCCTCGGCGGCGGGCGGCGCCGGGCCCACGCCGGGGAGCGGGTCGGCGGCGGCCATCAGCCGTTCGATGAGCTCGAGGTCGCAGTGGCGCTCGACGGCGTCGGCGACCTGCTCGATGGCGGCGTCGATGCGCGGCGCCTGGGCCACCGGCAGCAGCCCCATGTGCAGCTCGGGGATGCCGCACGCCTTGTCGGCGGGCAGCGCGCCGAGCACCGGGAGGGTGGCGTAGCCCCAGACCGCGTCCTCGACGAGGCGGCGGTGGTGGTCGCTGGCGACGTTGTTGAGCATCACCCCGATCAGCCGCAGCCGGGGGTCGAGCTGCCGCACCCCGAGGGCGATGGCGGCGGCGGTCTCGCCGATGGCCGCGGCGTCGATGACCAGGATCACCGGGGAGCGGGCGATCCGGGCCAGCTCGGCGGTGCTGCCCGGGAACGGGTAGGCGCCGTGCTCCTCGCCGGGGCCACGGCCGTGGCCGTCGTAGATGCCGTTGGCCCCCTCGATGACCGCGCAGTCGGAGCCGAGGGCGCCGCGGGCGAGCGAGCGGCGCACCCCCTCGTCGCCGAGCATCCACGCGTCGAGGTTGCGGCAGGGACGGCGGCTGGCGTGGGCCAGGTACGCGCAGTCGAGGAAGCCGGGACCCACCTTGTAGGTCTGCACGCTGCGACCCCTGCGGCGGAGCGCGGCGACCAGGCCCAGCGTCACCGTGGTCTTGCCGGTGCCCGCGCACACCCCCGCCACGACCAGCCGGGGGAGGGTCACCTCGTCGTACATCCGCGTCTCCGGACTCGCCACTGCGCGGCCCGCGTCCTTCCCCCACGCTCCGGACGCCGGCCCCGAGTGACGCTAGCAC is a genomic window of Candidatus Dormiibacterota bacterium containing:
- a CDS encoding VWA domain-containing protein, giving the protein MSNPDFRPRRFASWDGTQDPLGPDVEELFSRLSEDVFHGWDFDSALRRLLSQGWRDKGGKRLLGIEEMMEQLRRRRQQQLERFNLDGIFKDIREKLDAVLRTERQGIGERLEQASDDSARRVLERVAKTRRETLDKLPEEPAGAIRELQQYEFMDPRAEQAFQKLLEELKKGIVDTHFKEMSERLQQMSGQDMSVLREMIHDLNALMRERLEGIPPEQLQAHYQAFLRRWGRMFPDAPPTFEEFLEQLQRQLARMDSLMQSLSPEMRRQLGELMESAFGDAELQAELSQLAGALELLSPRQRLGNRYSFFGGEELPLDEAMDLMGRLQSMERLEQSLRDAYRGHDLDAESREQLRELLGEDAAASHDQLQRMLRKLEESGLVQRDGRNLQLTARGMRRIGQKALGDLFSRLKRDRFGNHELHAAGHGGERSDDSKPYEFGDTFALDVEKTVMNAVRREASELRGAPRSAGVLRPTPRLAPEDFEVHRSDATARSCTVLMLDMSRSMPLRGYFYAAKKVALALDSLIRTQFPRDTLHIVGFSDYARVIPPATLPQLTYTEYVYGTNMQHGLMLARHLLGRHPGANKQIIIVSDGEPTAHMEGSHAVFFYPPLPETFHKTLVEVQRCTRDHITINTFMLESNYHLVQFVKQMTRLNRGRAFFISPDRLGDYILIDYVSQRGRAA
- a CDS encoding sigma 54-interacting transcriptional regulator produces the protein MATLPQTVGDLRRSEYGVTSVKAELRRNLIRKLSSGEPLFPGIRGYDDTVLPQLENAILAGQDIVLLGERGQAKSRLVRALISLLDDHIPAIAGCEINDDPYAPICRRCRDLVADHGDGTAITWIGRERRYSEKLATPDTSIADLIGEVDPIRVAEGRYLSDELTIHFGLVPRTNRGIFAINELPDLAERIQVGLLNVIEERDVQIRGYRIRLPLDVYVVATANPEDYTNRGRIITPLKDRFGAQIRTHYPRTIEHEIAIVEQEHTVFEDSPADVRVPAYMKEIIAEITHLARRSPQVNQRSGVSVRVSIANYENLASNALRRAIRRGEKEAVPRISDLPSLVASSSGKLELETWEEGDDTAVFEKIIRTATSNVFRRHFTVQEFADVVQRFDRSGFTVEVSDAAVADTYLPVVRDLGGLERVLTKLDEPSTPASQAAALEFVLEGLHLSKRLNKTPVDGSAIYGG
- a CDS encoding cobyrinate a,c-diamide synthase, with product MYDEVTLPRLVVAGVCAGTGKTTVTLGLVAALRRRGRSVQTYKVGPGFLDCAYLAHASRRPCRNLDAWMLGDEGVRRSLARGALGSDCAVIEGANGIYDGHGRGPGEEHGAYPFPGSTAELARIARSPVILVIDAAAIGETAAAIALGVRQLDPRLRLIGVMLNNVASDHHRRLVEDAVWGYATLPVLGALPADKACGIPELHMGLLPVAQAPRIDAAIEQVADAVERHCDLELIERLMAAADPLPGVGPAPPAAEGERVRLGVAYDDAFCFYYPENLELLQEAGAEIVPFSPLDETLPRDLDGLYLGGGFSDVFAPRLSSNHGLFEALRRVHAQGLPIYAECGGLMLLGRSLRTADGNLHDMAGLVPVEVATRSATPRAGYRTLRLMEDCMLGAAGGRLRGHEYHACSLVGPGTFEGSRPRPAWSVHDSDGEPLGCEGWVEGDLVASFLHLHFGQDPSIADRLVGRMRETTRLRRAAGVVPA